The uncultured Campylobacter sp. DNA segment CGAAATTTAGCTCCTTGGTGAGCGTAAAGGCGTTTGAGATAGTTTCGTTATCCGTCTCTTGCTTTGCGTAGTTTTGCCTTAGTCTGTTGCCGCTAACGATACTGCCCGCAAAAAAGTGATCGAAATTTTGGCTAGCCTTTCTGTATCCGAAAACCCATTTTAAGTTTAACTCTTTTGCTAGCTCGGCATTTAACTCCGTTCGCAAAAAATGCAGTCTATCCTCCACGAAGTCGCCCTCGTGAGAAAAGCCCTTTTTGTAGTCGATACCTAGCTTATCGTAGACGGCTTTGGTCGGAGTTCTATCGGGTACTCGCCAGGCGTTGTCGTACGTATACTGCGCCTCAAAGCTTACGTCGCCGCCTTGGTTGGTTACGATGACGCTAGGGCTTATCATAAAATTTTTATATTTTATGCCTTCGCGCCACGATTTACCACGCTCGCCGTCGGTAGTTAGGCGTACGGCCAGTTGATTATTTACCGCGTGGTTTACGTCTGCGCCAAGCCCCCATCTACTCCAGCTGCCGTATCTACCCGAGACCTTATAAACAGGGGTAAAATTTGCCTTTTTGCTTACTAAATTTACGACTGCACCGCCGTCGCTCCTGCCGTATAGGATAGAAGCTGGTCCTTTTAAAATCTCGACGCGCTCGACGTTTGCGGTACTGCGCCTGATTTGACCCGAGTCTCTCACGCCGTCTCTATATATGTCTCCACCGTCTACGCTAAAGCCTCTTATTTTTATACTCTCGCCGCGCATATCGTAGCCCGCGTCTATGCCCGCGTTTCCTTCGAGGATGCTAGAAAGATCGTTCGTGCCGTAGTTGCGATTTTTTTGGATATCGATAGTTTCGATAGTTTGAGGCGTTTGCTTGTTGCTAAGTCCGTTTCTGTTTACTTCCGCGCTATCGTAGGCGACGTAGCCCTTTAGGTTATCTTGCTCGGAAATGCCTTCGACTTCTACGCTTGGAAGCATCACTGAGTAGCCCTCGGTCTTTGTGTCTGCAACGGCAAAAGTAGCTAAAATGGCGACTGAAGCAAAAATACTAAGTCTCATTATTCTCCCTTGATTTTAAAATAAAAATGAGATTATATATCGTATTTACTTTAAAAATCGTTAAAGATAGATTTGATATATCGGTCGTGCTTAATGATCATTAAATACGAAGTGGCGCTAAATTTATGAGATTTTCGTGTGACTTCGTCTTGAAAATTTATGATTTTCGTTTCTAACCTAAATTTAGCTCAAGTAGGGCGTTTAATTATTTGCAAATTTATAAAACATCGTTCCGTGTCATAAATTTTTTCAAAAATCAAAATTTTTTATGATACTATGTTACTATTTTACTCATTTTTTTTATATATTTGTCGACACGACCTAAAAATTTATGCGTTCGGTTATCAAAACGTATCTTTAAATTTAGTCGTATAGAAAAATATATTTTCGCGTTTGAATCAGTTCCTAGCCCTAAAATAAGGATAATAAAGATATTTTTTGTCTCAATTTAAATAACAAATATTGCAAAAAAGTTAATTAATTTTCATCAACCCAAATTCAGCTTTTAACAGCTAATATCGCTGTGATTTTTAAGAACTATCTTAAAAAATAAACGAGGAGAGAAAATGGATCGACGAGATTTTATAAAAAGCGCCGCCGCAACCGCTGCGTGCGCGAGCGCCGGTATAGCGCTACCTAGCTCTATGGCAGCTGCGCAAAACACAGCTGAAAAGGGCTGGCGCTGGGATAAGGCTGCATGTAGGTTTTGCGGAACGGGCTGCGGCGTAATGATCGCAACCAAAGAGGGCAAAATCGTAGCCGTCAAAGGCGACCCGGAAGCGCCCGTAAACCGCGGTTTAAACTGCATCAAGGGCTATTTTAACGCTAAAATCATGTACGGCTCAGACCGCATCACTCAGCCTCTTCTTCGCGTAAACGAAAAGGGCGAATTTGACAAAAAGGGCAAATTTAAACCGATTAGCTGGGAAAAAGCCTTTGATATCATGGCGGAAAAATATAAAGAGACCATGAAGAAAAACGGCGTGCATTCAGCCTGCGTTTTTGGCTCGGGTCAATACACTATTTTAGAGGGTTATGCAGCCGTCAAACTATGGAAAGCGGGTATTAGAAGCAACTCTATTGACCCGAATGCTCGCCACTGTATGGCAAGCGCGGTCACTGGCTTTATGCAGACATTTGGTATAGACGAGCCAGCAGGCTGCTATGATGACATCGAGCTAACTGATACTATCGTGGCTTGGGGCGCTAATATGGCCGAGATGCACCCGATACTTTGGGCGCGCGTCAGCGATAAAAAGCTAAGCGACCCTGAGCGCGTGAAGGTTATAAATTTGAGCACGTATTCGACTAGAACGTCAAATATTGCCGATTCCGAGATTATTTTCGCTCCTTCAAGCGACGTAGCTATCTGGAACTATATCGCTCACGAGATCGTTTATAATCATCCTGAAGCCATCGATTGGGACTACGTAAATAGCCACTGCGTATTTGCGACGGGGCCTGCCGAT contains these protein-coding regions:
- a CDS encoding TonB-dependent receptor plug domain-containing protein, translating into MRLSIFASVAILATFAVADTKTEGYSVMLPSVEVEGISEQDNLKGYVAYDSAEVNRNGLSNKQTPQTIETIDIQKNRNYGTNDLSSILEGNAGIDAGYDMRGESIKIRGFSVDGGDIYRDGVRDSGQIRRSTANVERVEILKGPASILYGRSDGGAVVNLVSKKANFTPVYKVSGRYGSWSRWGLGADVNHAVNNQLAVRLTTDGERGKSWREGIKYKNFMISPSVIVTNQGGDVSFEAQYTYDNAWRVPDRTPTKAVYDKLGIDYKKGFSHEGDFVEDRLHFLRTELNAELAKELNLKWVFGYRKASQNFDHFFAGSIVSGNRLRQNYAKQETDNETISNAFTLTKELNFERFKHNIAVGYDNSVETRHPRLWYSRTHMQDINPYASRGSWASNRNVPFTTD